In Camelus bactrianus isolate YW-2024 breed Bactrian camel chromosome 10, ASM4877302v1, whole genome shotgun sequence, a genomic segment contains:
- the LOC123617300 gene encoding achaete-scute homolog 2: protein MDSGALPRTAPPAPGVSGCCPARRRPDSPELLRCSRRRRPGAIETGSGAAAVARRNERERNRVKLVNLGFQALRQHVPHGGTSKKLSKVETLRSAVEYIRALQRLLAEHDAVRAALAEGLLAPAARHPLPRGPAGTPAAATSSSCASSSPGRGRSSEPGSPRSAYSSDDSSCEGALSPAERELLDFSSWLGGY, encoded by the coding sequence ATGGACAGCGGCGCGCTGCCCCGGACCGCGCCCCCAGCGCCTGGCGTCTCGGGCTGCTGTCCCGCTCGGCGGCGACCAGACTCCCCAGAGCTGCTGCGCTGCagccggcggcggcggccaggCGCGATAGAGACCGGGAGTGGCGCGGCGGCCGTGGCGCGGCGCAACGAGCGCGAGCGCAACCGCGTGAAGCTGGTGAACTTGGGGTTCCAGGCGCTGCGGCAGCACGTGCCTCACGGAGGCACCAGCAAGAAGCTGAGCAAAGTGGAGACGCTGCGCTCGGCTGTGGAGTACATCCGCGCGCTGCAGCGCCTGCTGGCCGAGCATGATGCTGTGCGCGCCGCGCTGGCGGAGGGGCTGCTGGCGCCAGCCGCGCGCCACCCCCTGCCCCGCGGGCCCGCCGGAACCCCCGCTGCTGCCACCTCGTCTTCCTGCGCCTCGTCGTCTCCTGGCCGCGGGCGCAGCTCGGAGCCCGGATCCCCGCGCTCCGCCTACTCATCGGACGACAGCAGCTGTGAGGGCGCTCTGAGCCCTGCGGAGCGCGAGCTGCTCGACTTCTCCAGCTGGTTAGGGGGCTACTGA